One Myripristis murdjan chromosome 18, fMyrMur1.1, whole genome shotgun sequence DNA window includes the following coding sequences:
- the LOC115376693 gene encoding H-2 class II histocompatibility antigen, E-S beta chain-like: MASSFLGFSLLFLSLNAADGFMEYYLWRCEFTSSELKDIKFTLSYYFNKKEYARFSSSVGKHVGFDKHGIYNAERWNNNTAFLAQMRAEKERYCKPNIDIDYSIALTKKVEPSLVTLRSVTPPGGKHTHMLMCSVYDFFPKNISVKWLRDGKVTTSDVTSTEELADGDWYYQIHSHLEFTPRSGEKISCVVEHISLSDALIKDWDPSLPESERNKIAIGASGLILGLILSLAGFIYYKRKMKGRILVPTN, from the exons ATGGCTTCATCCTTTCTGggcttttccctcctcttcctcagcctgaacgcagcag ATGGATTCATGGAATATTATTTGTGGCGCTGTGAGTTCACCTCCTCTGAGCTGAAGGACATCAAGTTCACTTTATCTTATTATTTCAACAAGAAGGAGTACGCCAGGTTCAGCAGCTCAGTGGGGAAACATGTCGGCTTTGACAAACACGGCATTTACAACGCAGAGAGATGGAACAACAACACTGCATTCCTGGCACAGATgagagcagagaaggagagatacTGCAAACCCAACATTGACATCGACTACAGCATTGCTCTGACCAAGAAAG TGGAGCCCTCTCTTGTCACGTTGCGCTCGGTGACGCCCCCCGGTGggaaacacacccacatgctGATGTGCAGCGTCTACGACTTCTTCCCTAAGAACATCAGTGTGAAGTGGCTGAGAGACGGAAAGGTCACGACCTCTGATGTCACTTCCACTGAGGAGCTGGCGGACGGTGATTGGTACTACCAGATCCACTCCCACCTGGAGTTCACGCCCAG gtCTGGAGAGAAGATCTCCTGCGTGGTGGAGCACATCAGCCTGAGCGATGCTCTGATCAAAGACTGGG ATCCGTCTCTTCCTGAGTCTGAGAGAAACAAGATCGCCATCGGAGCTTCAGGTCTGATTCTGGGTCTGATCTTATCTCTGGCTGGATTCATCTACTacaagaggaagatgaaag GACGGATTCTGGTTCCCACAAACTGA